A region from the Gossypium hirsutum isolate 1008001.06 chromosome A08, Gossypium_hirsutum_v2.1, whole genome shotgun sequence genome encodes:
- the LOC107928369 gene encoding centromere protein V produces the protein MESELVLHNGGCHCKKVRWKVQAPISVIAWKCNCSDCSMRGNVHFVVPRQRFELLSDSNQFITTYTFGTHTAKHTFCKVCGITSFYTPRSNPDGIAVTLACLDPGTLSHVEIRHADGKNWEDFFHRSGIALQSKIHSSQ, from the coding sequence ATGGAATCCGAGTTAGTACTGCACAATGGCGGTTGCCACTGTAAGAAAGTAAGATGGAAAGTCCAAGCACCTATTAGTGTTATTGCTTGGAAATGCAACTGTTCTGACTGCTCCATGAGAGGGAACGTTCACTTTGTTGTCCCGCGTCAAAGGTTCGAGCTTTTGAGTGATTCGAACCAGTTCATTACTACGTACACTTTTGGAACTCACACCGCCAAACATACATTCTGTAAGGTTTGTGGAATAACTTCATTCTATACACCACGGTCGAACCCCGATGGCATTGCTGTGACACTCGCGTGTTTAGACCCTGGGACACTTTCCCATGTCGAGATTCGGCATGCTGATGGCAAGAATTGGGAGGACTTCTTCCATCGGAGCGGCATTGCTTTACAATCCAAAATCCATTCCTCTCAGTAG